The proteins below are encoded in one region of Strix aluco isolate bStrAlu1 chromosome 8, bStrAlu1.hap1, whole genome shotgun sequence:
- the DNAI3 gene encoding dynein axonemal intermediate chain 3, translating into MPESLISGKTSSKGPKTSAKKQKGENKAKESSKGKRTQLGKKDEVDLSMASIGHPEIFPLVFTTKTQEIFNCRVDEDVTEENCFKLIKKEDIIQDLKTRAAISDFHPVKKVVLEYPGEELLVVFDAKFQYGQNFYFVASEEAKENLLKPPETAEEKEEKEEENREETLEVHPYKPPVHKPWVSLGSEKEIEEESVKDTVTKIKYVISQVHRKFGAPITFTDKNASHVKESYVECTSYQDKTFSIKMLEKDVGVQMVPKVREASTQTKWTYPKNAATQYFPRQLSNEEKEESLSSEKLKEFLRSVHLRMEIALQQNEIMNAFFDDWEALAEDESNSGSKPDAYLKAYQSFTDLRYLKDRTISCVCWHPTIYGIIAVSAKEQLSFEEQVNLSDKSLMQQPVILFLSFSDPIHPQLMLECPEDIYCFQFCPSDPNIIAGGCINGQVLLWDISQHEEKLQNAKTDPDGIKPSLMQAQQSSTEPPLVRHCAVSSIQYSHIKPVTDIHWLPDYFKDNRMGATFENRAEICVQLVTCSSDCSVLFWGIPATKLPEQPSSEKVREKEIFYTPPDVPDTSKHLDLCWKPLIKMHLCESDPNTEYGPVRISLRELHYHCKTSEKVQSLNTLEVPTKDSPYTERSTSSSKNLKLLENISTDIFVGTEDGEIVYSNWKVEIDSDSAKPVSQKHAEEYITHTETINALQRSPFFKDIILSIGGRNFAIWKEGVTYGPILQSSCSAGRYTAGHWSLTRPGVFFIGRDDGNIDIWDLLKKSHEPSHFQNVSKSMITFISPWIASPKQHFLAVSDDLGVLHVLEICQKRSHPSRNEHANILNYFEREVKYLKYREQEFQEYQELQAKTELKRSWRHRERKQYVVLGIEKTSFVSLGL; encoded by the exons atgcCAGAAAGTCTCATATCCGGCAAGACCTCCTCGAAAGGGCCAAAAACctcagcaaagaaacagaaaggtgAAAACAAAGCTAAGGAGTCCTCAAAAGGAAAACGAACACAGCTTG GTAAAAAGGATGAAGTTGATCTTTCTATGGCTAGCATAG GCCACCCAGAAATCTTTCCTTTAGTTTTCACTACAAAGACCCAAGAAATTTTTAATTGCCGAGTTGACGAAGATGTCACAGAAGAAAATTGTTTCAAACTTATTAAAAAAGAGGACATCATTCAGGACCTGAAAACAAGAGCTGCAATTTCTGATTTCCACCCTGTCAAAAAAGTTGTCCTA gaaTACCCAGGGGAAGAACTTTTGGTAGTTTTTGATGCAAAGTTCCAGTACGGACAGAACTTTTACTTTGTTGCTTCTGAGGAAGCCAAGGAAAACCTTCTGAAG CCTccagaaactgcagaagaaaaagaagaaaaagaagaagaaaatagagaGGAAACTCTGGAAGTCCATCCTTATAAACCTCCTGTCCACAAACCTTGGGTTTCTCTTGGCAGTGAAAAGGAAATTGAAGAAGAATCTGTTAAAGACACTGTTACAAAG ATTAAGTATGTAATTTCTCAAGTACACAGAAAGTTTGGTGCACCAATTACATTTACTGATAAGAATGCTTCACACGTAAAAGAAAGTTACGTTGAATGCACCTCCTATCAAGACAAAACTTTCAGTattaaaatgcttgaaaaagaTGTGGGTGTACAAATGGTTCCAAAAGTAAGAGAAGCTAGTACTCAGACAAAATG GACCTATCCAAAAAATGCAGCCACACAGTATTTTCCTCGACAGTTGtcaaatgaagagaaagaagagagtctGTCATCggaaaagctgaaagaatttCTTAGATCAGTACATTTAAG AATGGAAATTGCATTGcagcaaaatgaaattatgaatGCTTTTTTTGATGACTGGGAGGCCCTAGCAGAAGATGAAAGCAATTCTGGTAGCAAGCCAGATGCTTATCTTAAAGCATACCAATCATTTACAGATCTGCGCTATCTCAAGGACAGAACGATTAGCTGCGTTTGCTGGCATCCAACCATTTATG GGATTATAGCAGTGTCAGCAAAAGAGCAGCTTTCTTTTGAAGAGCAAGTTAACCTTTCTGATAAATCATTGATGCAGCAGCCAGTAATactttttttgagtttttctgaCCCTATCCACCCTCAG TTAATGTTGGAGTGTCCTGAAGACATttactgctttcagttctgtccaAGTGATCCGAACATCATTGCTGGTGGCTGCATCAATGGACAG GTTTTATTGTGGGATATTTCTCAACAtgaagaaaagctgcaaaatgcAAAAACTGATCCTGATGGAATCAAG cCATCACTTATGCAAGCCCAGCAGAGTAGCACAGAGCCGCCTCTCGTGAGACACTGTGCAGTCTCTTCCATACAGTATAGTCATATAAAACCAGTAACAGATATACATTGGCTCCCAGATTATTTTAAG GACAACCGAATGGGTGCTACTTTTGAAAACAGAGCTGAAATTTGTGTGCAGCTTGTAACCTGCTCCTCTGATTG CTCAGTACTATTTTGGGGTATTCCAGCCACCAAACTTCCTGAACAACCTTCATCTGAGAAAgtaagagagaaggaaattttttATACGCCCCCTGATGTTCCAGATACTTCTAAGCATCTAGATCTTTGCTGGAAACCTCTCATAAAG ATGCACCTGTGTGAAAGTGATCCTAACACAGAGTACGGTCCCGTCAGAATTAGTTTAAGGGAACTGCATTATCATTGCAAAACCTCag AGAAGGTGCAATCTCTGAACACCCTAGAAGTACCCACCAAAGACAGCCCGTATACAGAGAGGAGTACTTCTTCAAGCAAAAATCTGAAACTGCTAGAGAATATCTCCACTGACATTTTTGTTGGAACTGAA GATGGAGAAATTGTTTATTCTAACTGGAAAGTGGAAATTGATAGTGACTCGGCAAAACCAGTTA GTCAGAAGCACGCTGAGGAGTACATCACCCACACTGAAACTATCAATGCTCTCCAGAGATCTCCGTTTTTTAAAGACATCATTCTAAGCATTGGAGGCCGGAATTTTGCCATTTGGAAAGAAGGGGTTACA tatggaCCAATCCTTCAGTCAAGCTGCTCTGCAGGAAGATACACTGCAGGACACTGGTCCTTAACAAGACCAGGAGTCTTCTTCATTGGCAGAGACGATGGAAATATAGATATTTGGGACTTACTGAAGAAATCTCATGAGCCATCTCATTTCCAGAACGTCTCCAAATCAATGATCACTTTCATCAGCCCCTGGATTGCCTCAC caaagcagcattttttagCTGTTTCTGATGATCTTGGAGTACTGCATGTTTTGGAAATCTGTCAGAAACGAAGTCACCCTTCAAGGAATGAG CATGCCAACATacttaattattttgaaagagaagTCAAATATCTGAAGTACCGTGAACAAGAGTTTCAAGAGTATCAAGAACTTCAAGCCAAAACAGAATTGAAACGGAGCTGgaggcacagagagagaaaacagtaTGTTGTACTTGGAATTGAGAAAACTTCCTTTGTTTCTTTGGGTCTTTAA